Proteins encoded within one genomic window of Mya arenaria isolate MELC-2E11 chromosome 13, ASM2691426v1:
- the LOC128213529 gene encoding YTH domain-containing protein 1-like isoform X3 — MSADSLDRTKGEGVENVLDDILDGDHVDDDLNTEENIETTPSKTVTKKKVVKKKAASKTAKPKAKTAAARRAAAAAQKAKEEVEEEEPMVEEAEEVQEPEPVITSPAKSPIKKSAVKRVAAKAKEVGGKKVRKETIITEVTEEEEETEDKVASDHEQDASYNDSEANDSSMNQTTEEIINPEVLDNDAQSEMSEHQDVISGGGTDIESDGEGEEEGGRGRKRKSSDGRAISPIEWDRNSEEEEEEDEEEEEEKSGDEQSDKGSKTTAEDEEKARKKKLKYFFKNARYYLIKSNNHENVALAKAKCVWSTPPQNEARLNQAYKECDNVILVFSVRESGKFQGCARLAAMSTKDHPPIRWVLPPGLSPKALSGVFKLDWISRRELDFTKTTHLHNPWNENRPVKIGRDGQEIEPRCGEALCKLFPSDDNVDLNDIVREARKTNARRGDFNFRSNRGRDSFRGRGDFRRRRPDIRRDFGPPAKRSRPDFGNRDRGFFRDRRSDRGSSRYNQGGGGVRRETFINGSYNDYMREFVHRAPAPPPTYTPYGPMPTAYPMDPMAQYASYSTSRDYQMAAAPTDYGRPHSPSRARVEKHSSSRDTFEKYEKYASRYKPSGDYDRDVEDFLRRTTGHAPRNRDERERSREREHRHRDRDTDRERHRERHRERR, encoded by the exons ATGAGCGCAGACTCTTTAGATCGCACTAAAG GTGAGGGTGTTGAAAATGTGCTGGACGACATTCTGGACGGCGACCATGTGGATGACGATTTGAACACTGAAGAAAACATTGAAACTACACCTTCTAAAACTGTCACAA AAAAGAAAGTTGTGAAGAAAAAGGCAGCATCCAAGACTGCAAAGCCGAAAGCTAAGACAGCAGCAGCAAGGAGAGCAGCTGCTGCTGCCCAGAAGGCCAAGGAGGAGGTGGAGGAGGAAGAGCCCATGGTGGAGGAGGCTGAGGAAGTACAGGAGCCCGAACCGGTCATTACCAGCCCCGCCAAGTCTCCCATCAAAAAATCTGCGGTCAAGCGAGTGGCAGCTAAAG CTAAAGAAGTGGGGGGCAAGAAGGTACGGAAGGAGACGATTATAACCGAGGTAACAGAAGAGGAGGAAGAGACCGAGGACAAGGTTGCATCAGACCACG AGCAAGATGCCTCGTACAACGACAGCGAGGCCAACGACAGCAGCATGAACCAAACTACAGAGGAGATCATCAACCCTGAAGTCCTCGACAACGACGCCCAGAGTGAGATGAGTGAGCACCAGGATGTAATCTCTGGTGGAGGCACAGACATTG AGTCCGACGGTGAAGGTGAGGAGGAAGGTGGGCGTGGCAGGAAAAGGAAGTCGTCAGACGGGCGGGCCATCTCCCCAATAGAGTGGGACCGAAACTCCGAGGAGGAAGAAGAGGAGGATGAGGAGGAAGAGGAGGAAAAGTCTGGGGACGAGCAAAGTGACAAGGGAAGCAAGACGACAGCAGAGGACGAGGAGAAAG CGCGCaagaagaaattaaaatatttcttcaagAATGCCCGCTACTACCTTATCAAGAGCAACAATCACGAGAACGTTGCCCTGGCCAAGGCCAAGTGTGTGTGGTCAACACCGCCACAAAATGAGGCCAGACTCAACCAGGCTTACAAG GAGTGTGATAATGTAATCCTGGTATTCTCAGTTCGGGAAAGTGGCAAATTCCAAG GTTGTGCCAGACTTGCTGCCATGTCGACAAAGGATCACCCTCCAATCCGCTGGGTCCTTCCACCGGGACTCAGCCCAAAGGCTCTCAGTGGCGTCTTCAAGCTGGATTGGATCAGCAG ACGTGAGCTGGATTTTACTAAGACCACACACTTACACAATCCCTGGAATGAAAACCGCCCCGTCAAGATCGGCCGAGATGGGCAG GAAATAGAGCCCCGTTGTGGTGAAGCATTGTGCAAGTTGTTCCCATCAGATGATAACGTGGATTTGAATGATATAGTGCGTGAAGCAAGGAAAACAAATGCACGGCGAGGAGATTTTAATTTCCGCTCCAATCGAGGAAGAGATTCATTCCGCGGAAGAGGGGATTTTAG AAGAAGGCGGCCTGATATAAGAAGAGATTTTGGACCTCCGGCTAAAAGAAGCCGACCTGACTTTGGAAACAGAGATAGAG GATTTTTCCGTGATAGACGATCTGACCGTGGCTCATCAAGGTACAACCAGGGCGGGGGCGGGGTACGCAGGGAAACATTCATCAACGGG tCCTACAACGACTACATGCGGGAGTTTGTACATAGAGCACCAGCACCCCCGCCAACCTATACACCATATGGACCCATG CCTACGGCATACCCAATGGACCCTATGGCGCAGTATGCGAGCTACAGCACATCACGTGACTACCAGATGGCTGCAGCCCCCACAGACTATGGCCGACCTCATTCACCTTCAAGGGCACGGGTAGAAAAACACTCT TCAAGTCGAGACACATTTGAGAAGTACGAAAAGTATGCCAGTCGATACAAGCCTTCTGGGGAT TATGACCGTGATGTGGAGGATTTCTTGAGGAGAACAACGGGTCACGCCCCCCGTAACCGCGATGAACGGGAACGCAGTCGGGAACGGGAACATCGACATAGGGATCGGGACACCGACAGGGAACGACATCGGGAGAGGCACCGGGAGAGAAGATGA
- the LOC128213529 gene encoding YTH domain-containing protein 1-like isoform X1: MSADSLDRTKGEGVENVLDDILDGDHVDDDLNTEENIETTPSKTVTKKKVVKKKAASKTAKPKAKTAAARRAAAAAQKAKEEVEEEEPMVEEAEEVQEPEPVITSPAKSPIKKSAVKRVAAKAKEVGGKKVRKETIITEVTEEEEETEDKVASDHEQDASYNDSEANDSSMNQTTEEIINPEVLDNDAQSEMSEHQDVISGGGTDIESDGEGEEEGGRGRKRKSSDGRAISPIEWDRNSEEEEEEDEEEEEEKSGDEQSDKGSKTTAEDEEKARKKKLKYFFKNARYYLIKSNNHENVALAKAKCVWSTPPQNEARLNQAYKECDNVILVFSVRESGKFQGCARLAAMSTKDHPPIRWVLPPGLSPKALSGVFKLDWISRRELDFTKTTHLHNPWNENRPVKIGRDGQEIEPRCGEALCKLFPSDDNVDLNDIVREARKTNARRGDFNFRSNRGRDSFRGRGDFRRRRPDIRRDFGPPAKRSRPDFGNRDRGFFRDRRSDRGSSRYNQGGGGVRRETFINGHVSDYRSNSPAPISVPYVSNKDTYGQTYSRYKESYNDYMREFVHRAPAPPPTYTPYGPMPTAYPMDPMAQYASYSTSRDYQMAAAPTDYGRPHSPSRARVEKHSSSRDTFEKYEKYASRYKPSGDYDRDVEDFLRRTTGHAPRNRDERERSREREHRHRDRDTDRERHRERHRERR, from the exons ATGAGCGCAGACTCTTTAGATCGCACTAAAG GTGAGGGTGTTGAAAATGTGCTGGACGACATTCTGGACGGCGACCATGTGGATGACGATTTGAACACTGAAGAAAACATTGAAACTACACCTTCTAAAACTGTCACAA AAAAGAAAGTTGTGAAGAAAAAGGCAGCATCCAAGACTGCAAAGCCGAAAGCTAAGACAGCAGCAGCAAGGAGAGCAGCTGCTGCTGCCCAGAAGGCCAAGGAGGAGGTGGAGGAGGAAGAGCCCATGGTGGAGGAGGCTGAGGAAGTACAGGAGCCCGAACCGGTCATTACCAGCCCCGCCAAGTCTCCCATCAAAAAATCTGCGGTCAAGCGAGTGGCAGCTAAAG CTAAAGAAGTGGGGGGCAAGAAGGTACGGAAGGAGACGATTATAACCGAGGTAACAGAAGAGGAGGAAGAGACCGAGGACAAGGTTGCATCAGACCACG AGCAAGATGCCTCGTACAACGACAGCGAGGCCAACGACAGCAGCATGAACCAAACTACAGAGGAGATCATCAACCCTGAAGTCCTCGACAACGACGCCCAGAGTGAGATGAGTGAGCACCAGGATGTAATCTCTGGTGGAGGCACAGACATTG AGTCCGACGGTGAAGGTGAGGAGGAAGGTGGGCGTGGCAGGAAAAGGAAGTCGTCAGACGGGCGGGCCATCTCCCCAATAGAGTGGGACCGAAACTCCGAGGAGGAAGAAGAGGAGGATGAGGAGGAAGAGGAGGAAAAGTCTGGGGACGAGCAAAGTGACAAGGGAAGCAAGACGACAGCAGAGGACGAGGAGAAAG CGCGCaagaagaaattaaaatatttcttcaagAATGCCCGCTACTACCTTATCAAGAGCAACAATCACGAGAACGTTGCCCTGGCCAAGGCCAAGTGTGTGTGGTCAACACCGCCACAAAATGAGGCCAGACTCAACCAGGCTTACAAG GAGTGTGATAATGTAATCCTGGTATTCTCAGTTCGGGAAAGTGGCAAATTCCAAG GTTGTGCCAGACTTGCTGCCATGTCGACAAAGGATCACCCTCCAATCCGCTGGGTCCTTCCACCGGGACTCAGCCCAAAGGCTCTCAGTGGCGTCTTCAAGCTGGATTGGATCAGCAG ACGTGAGCTGGATTTTACTAAGACCACACACTTACACAATCCCTGGAATGAAAACCGCCCCGTCAAGATCGGCCGAGATGGGCAG GAAATAGAGCCCCGTTGTGGTGAAGCATTGTGCAAGTTGTTCCCATCAGATGATAACGTGGATTTGAATGATATAGTGCGTGAAGCAAGGAAAACAAATGCACGGCGAGGAGATTTTAATTTCCGCTCCAATCGAGGAAGAGATTCATTCCGCGGAAGAGGGGATTTTAG AAGAAGGCGGCCTGATATAAGAAGAGATTTTGGACCTCCGGCTAAAAGAAGCCGACCTGACTTTGGAAACAGAGATAGAG GATTTTTCCGTGATAGACGATCTGACCGTGGCTCATCAAGGTACAACCAGGGCGGGGGCGGGGTACGCAGGGAAACATTCATCAACGGG CATGTCAGTGACTATAGGTCCAATTCTCCTGCCCCCATATCTGTCCCTTATGTCTCCAATAAAGACACTTACGGACAAACTTATAGTCGATATAAAGAG tCCTACAACGACTACATGCGGGAGTTTGTACATAGAGCACCAGCACCCCCGCCAACCTATACACCATATGGACCCATG CCTACGGCATACCCAATGGACCCTATGGCGCAGTATGCGAGCTACAGCACATCACGTGACTACCAGATGGCTGCAGCCCCCACAGACTATGGCCGACCTCATTCACCTTCAAGGGCACGGGTAGAAAAACACTCT TCAAGTCGAGACACATTTGAGAAGTACGAAAAGTATGCCAGTCGATACAAGCCTTCTGGGGAT TATGACCGTGATGTGGAGGATTTCTTGAGGAGAACAACGGGTCACGCCCCCCGTAACCGCGATGAACGGGAACGCAGTCGGGAACGGGAACATCGACATAGGGATCGGGACACCGACAGGGAACGACATCGGGAGAGGCACCGGGAGAGAAGATGA
- the LOC128213529 gene encoding YTH domain-containing protein 1-like isoform X2 codes for MSADSLDRTKGEGVENVLDDILDGDHVDDDLNTEENIETTPSKTVTKKKVVKKKAASKTAKPKAKTAAARRAAAAAQKAKEEVEEEEPMVEEAEEVQEPEPVITSPAKSPIKKSAVKRVAAKAKEVGGKKVRKETIITEVTEEEEETEDKVASDHEQDASYNDSEANDSSMNQTTEEIINPEVLDNDAQSEMSEHQDVISGGGTDIESDGEGEEEGGRGRKRKSSDGRAISPIEWDRNSEEEEEEDEEEEEEKSGDEQSDKGSKTTAEDEEKARKKKLKYFFKNARYYLIKSNNHENVALAKAKCVWSTPPQNEARLNQAYKECDNVILVFSVRESGKFQGCARLAAMSTKDHPPIRWVLPPGLSPKALSGVFKLDWISRRELDFTKTTHLHNPWNENRPVKIGRDGQEIEPRCGEALCKLFPSDDNVDLNDIVREARKTNARRGDFNFRSNRGRDSFRGRGDFRRRPDIRRDFGPPAKRSRPDFGNRDRGFFRDRRSDRGSSRYNQGGGGVRRETFINGHVSDYRSNSPAPISVPYVSNKDTYGQTYSRYKESYNDYMREFVHRAPAPPPTYTPYGPMPTAYPMDPMAQYASYSTSRDYQMAAAPTDYGRPHSPSRARVEKHSSSRDTFEKYEKYASRYKPSGDYDRDVEDFLRRTTGHAPRNRDERERSREREHRHRDRDTDRERHRERHRERR; via the exons ATGAGCGCAGACTCTTTAGATCGCACTAAAG GTGAGGGTGTTGAAAATGTGCTGGACGACATTCTGGACGGCGACCATGTGGATGACGATTTGAACACTGAAGAAAACATTGAAACTACACCTTCTAAAACTGTCACAA AAAAGAAAGTTGTGAAGAAAAAGGCAGCATCCAAGACTGCAAAGCCGAAAGCTAAGACAGCAGCAGCAAGGAGAGCAGCTGCTGCTGCCCAGAAGGCCAAGGAGGAGGTGGAGGAGGAAGAGCCCATGGTGGAGGAGGCTGAGGAAGTACAGGAGCCCGAACCGGTCATTACCAGCCCCGCCAAGTCTCCCATCAAAAAATCTGCGGTCAAGCGAGTGGCAGCTAAAG CTAAAGAAGTGGGGGGCAAGAAGGTACGGAAGGAGACGATTATAACCGAGGTAACAGAAGAGGAGGAAGAGACCGAGGACAAGGTTGCATCAGACCACG AGCAAGATGCCTCGTACAACGACAGCGAGGCCAACGACAGCAGCATGAACCAAACTACAGAGGAGATCATCAACCCTGAAGTCCTCGACAACGACGCCCAGAGTGAGATGAGTGAGCACCAGGATGTAATCTCTGGTGGAGGCACAGACATTG AGTCCGACGGTGAAGGTGAGGAGGAAGGTGGGCGTGGCAGGAAAAGGAAGTCGTCAGACGGGCGGGCCATCTCCCCAATAGAGTGGGACCGAAACTCCGAGGAGGAAGAAGAGGAGGATGAGGAGGAAGAGGAGGAAAAGTCTGGGGACGAGCAAAGTGACAAGGGAAGCAAGACGACAGCAGAGGACGAGGAGAAAG CGCGCaagaagaaattaaaatatttcttcaagAATGCCCGCTACTACCTTATCAAGAGCAACAATCACGAGAACGTTGCCCTGGCCAAGGCCAAGTGTGTGTGGTCAACACCGCCACAAAATGAGGCCAGACTCAACCAGGCTTACAAG GAGTGTGATAATGTAATCCTGGTATTCTCAGTTCGGGAAAGTGGCAAATTCCAAG GTTGTGCCAGACTTGCTGCCATGTCGACAAAGGATCACCCTCCAATCCGCTGGGTCCTTCCACCGGGACTCAGCCCAAAGGCTCTCAGTGGCGTCTTCAAGCTGGATTGGATCAGCAG ACGTGAGCTGGATTTTACTAAGACCACACACTTACACAATCCCTGGAATGAAAACCGCCCCGTCAAGATCGGCCGAGATGGGCAG GAAATAGAGCCCCGTTGTGGTGAAGCATTGTGCAAGTTGTTCCCATCAGATGATAACGTGGATTTGAATGATATAGTGCGTGAAGCAAGGAAAACAAATGCACGGCGAGGAGATTTTAATTTCCGCTCCAATCGAGGAAGAGATTCATTCCGCGGAAGAGGGGATTTTAG AAGGCGGCCTGATATAAGAAGAGATTTTGGACCTCCGGCTAAAAGAAGCCGACCTGACTTTGGAAACAGAGATAGAG GATTTTTCCGTGATAGACGATCTGACCGTGGCTCATCAAGGTACAACCAGGGCGGGGGCGGGGTACGCAGGGAAACATTCATCAACGGG CATGTCAGTGACTATAGGTCCAATTCTCCTGCCCCCATATCTGTCCCTTATGTCTCCAATAAAGACACTTACGGACAAACTTATAGTCGATATAAAGAG tCCTACAACGACTACATGCGGGAGTTTGTACATAGAGCACCAGCACCCCCGCCAACCTATACACCATATGGACCCATG CCTACGGCATACCCAATGGACCCTATGGCGCAGTATGCGAGCTACAGCACATCACGTGACTACCAGATGGCTGCAGCCCCCACAGACTATGGCCGACCTCATTCACCTTCAAGGGCACGGGTAGAAAAACACTCT TCAAGTCGAGACACATTTGAGAAGTACGAAAAGTATGCCAGTCGATACAAGCCTTCTGGGGAT TATGACCGTGATGTGGAGGATTTCTTGAGGAGAACAACGGGTCACGCCCCCCGTAACCGCGATGAACGGGAACGCAGTCGGGAACGGGAACATCGACATAGGGATCGGGACACCGACAGGGAACGACATCGGGAGAGGCACCGGGAGAGAAGATGA
- the LOC128213529 gene encoding YTH domain-containing protein 1-like isoform X4, which yields MFLHCEGLTIDTSCIPPLEQDASYNDSEANDSSMNQTTEEIINPEVLDNDAQSEMSEHQDVISGGGTDIESDGEGEEEGGRGRKRKSSDGRAISPIEWDRNSEEEEEEDEEEEEEKSGDEQSDKGSKTTAEDEEKARKKKLKYFFKNARYYLIKSNNHENVALAKAKCVWSTPPQNEARLNQAYKECDNVILVFSVRESGKFQGCARLAAMSTKDHPPIRWVLPPGLSPKALSGVFKLDWISRRELDFTKTTHLHNPWNENRPVKIGRDGQEIEPRCGEALCKLFPSDDNVDLNDIVREARKTNARRGDFNFRSNRGRDSFRGRGDFRRRRPDIRRDFGPPAKRSRPDFGNRDRGFFRDRRSDRGSSRYNQGGGGVRRETFINGHVSDYRSNSPAPISVPYVSNKDTYGQTYSRYKESYNDYMREFVHRAPAPPPTYTPYGPMPTAYPMDPMAQYASYSTSRDYQMAAAPTDYGRPHSPSRARVEKHSSSRDTFEKYEKYASRYKPSGDYDRDVEDFLRRTTGHAPRNRDERERSREREHRHRDRDTDRERHRERHRERR from the exons ATGTTCTTGCACTGTGAAGGACTAACAATTGACACAAGCTGTATTCCACCTCTAGAGCAAGATGCCTCGTACAACGACAGCGAGGCCAACGACAGCAGCATGAACCAAACTACAGAGGAGATCATCAACCCTGAAGTCCTCGACAACGACGCCCAGAGTGAGATGAGTGAGCACCAGGATGTAATCTCTGGTGGAGGCACAGACATTG AGTCCGACGGTGAAGGTGAGGAGGAAGGTGGGCGTGGCAGGAAAAGGAAGTCGTCAGACGGGCGGGCCATCTCCCCAATAGAGTGGGACCGAAACTCCGAGGAGGAAGAAGAGGAGGATGAGGAGGAAGAGGAGGAAAAGTCTGGGGACGAGCAAAGTGACAAGGGAAGCAAGACGACAGCAGAGGACGAGGAGAAAG CGCGCaagaagaaattaaaatatttcttcaagAATGCCCGCTACTACCTTATCAAGAGCAACAATCACGAGAACGTTGCCCTGGCCAAGGCCAAGTGTGTGTGGTCAACACCGCCACAAAATGAGGCCAGACTCAACCAGGCTTACAAG GAGTGTGATAATGTAATCCTGGTATTCTCAGTTCGGGAAAGTGGCAAATTCCAAG GTTGTGCCAGACTTGCTGCCATGTCGACAAAGGATCACCCTCCAATCCGCTGGGTCCTTCCACCGGGACTCAGCCCAAAGGCTCTCAGTGGCGTCTTCAAGCTGGATTGGATCAGCAG ACGTGAGCTGGATTTTACTAAGACCACACACTTACACAATCCCTGGAATGAAAACCGCCCCGTCAAGATCGGCCGAGATGGGCAG GAAATAGAGCCCCGTTGTGGTGAAGCATTGTGCAAGTTGTTCCCATCAGATGATAACGTGGATTTGAATGATATAGTGCGTGAAGCAAGGAAAACAAATGCACGGCGAGGAGATTTTAATTTCCGCTCCAATCGAGGAAGAGATTCATTCCGCGGAAGAGGGGATTTTAG AAGAAGGCGGCCTGATATAAGAAGAGATTTTGGACCTCCGGCTAAAAGAAGCCGACCTGACTTTGGAAACAGAGATAGAG GATTTTTCCGTGATAGACGATCTGACCGTGGCTCATCAAGGTACAACCAGGGCGGGGGCGGGGTACGCAGGGAAACATTCATCAACGGG CATGTCAGTGACTATAGGTCCAATTCTCCTGCCCCCATATCTGTCCCTTATGTCTCCAATAAAGACACTTACGGACAAACTTATAGTCGATATAAAGAG tCCTACAACGACTACATGCGGGAGTTTGTACATAGAGCACCAGCACCCCCGCCAACCTATACACCATATGGACCCATG CCTACGGCATACCCAATGGACCCTATGGCGCAGTATGCGAGCTACAGCACATCACGTGACTACCAGATGGCTGCAGCCCCCACAGACTATGGCCGACCTCATTCACCTTCAAGGGCACGGGTAGAAAAACACTCT TCAAGTCGAGACACATTTGAGAAGTACGAAAAGTATGCCAGTCGATACAAGCCTTCTGGGGAT TATGACCGTGATGTGGAGGATTTCTTGAGGAGAACAACGGGTCACGCCCCCCGTAACCGCGATGAACGGGAACGCAGTCGGGAACGGGAACATCGACATAGGGATCGGGACACCGACAGGGAACGACATCGGGAGAGGCACCGGGAGAGAAGATGA